From the Cucumis sativus cultivar 9930 chromosome 5, Cucumber_9930_V3, whole genome shotgun sequence genome, the window AATTTACCGGGGTCAGGAACCGCGGTGGAGGTGGTTTCCGGGAAGGGGAACTGGGCGGAAACAGCCGCAGCAgtgaggaggaggaggaagaacaAAGTGGAAATTGGGGATGGCTTGGACGTTTCTTCCATGGCTAGTGAGGAAGAAATTATTGGGGAAGAGGATTGTGGAATGccattaaatgaaatttggtgcAATAAAATAGTGAAGAAAATGGTGAGTCAGTTCTTAACGTtctaatttgttgtttttaaaaaaggaaaagcttAACGTCATTGTTCCCTTGGGGAAAGTggcaaataaaataatgtaatgAAGAAAAggtttgaacttttatttttttcaaattgaaggAAGAGCTCTTATTGATGTGATGTAAGATTAATGTAATTAAGGTACACAAATACCAAGAGAGATCCAAACAAATGAGATATAAACTTTTGACATTTGGACTATGCTTTTGACTCGGCCGGGTGAAAATGAATCcatgataattttaaaatagattttatatgATTACACTTGGTGTTGTTTACGTGTGTTTTGTACGTGTATTTTATTGATCTATCAatgtaatcaaaatttaatctaGTTACATTTGTGATTGCATGTCATTATGATTGATATATCAATGAAAGTTCACTATTATTGCATCAATTTTCATTACAAAATTGGAAAACATGGTATTGGTTCATAGTTGAGATTAATTTGGAAAGGTCTAAATAGTTGGATTCGAACATACataaaaatgatagtttttGTCTTCGGGAAAAAAGTAAGtagttttgttaatatatgttgtGTCTTATTCTGTTCTAGTTCGTATACTTACAATAAATCTCGATAATAGTTTATTACCTTTGTTTGGTCTATATTAacattgtttcctttttttaggCTAAGGGGAATTAGTTATAAACTAATCTCTTTGTCAATGATAACGAGAGAGGGTATTgttcaaaaagaaaagcacaTCAAACTCCAACCTTTGGAGGATGTTAAAGTTGTGAAAGTGTAGACAAACTCGAATATTGTAAAGAGGGTGAATAAATCTAATCAGATTATACTCTACAAACCGTGGTTAGTTTAAGCCATGAATctaaacaaaacaatggaAGGTAGGGAAGTTAATTGAAGGGGAAATAAACAATctaatataattagttttggTTAGTTTAGTTGAACTATTGTTCTTGTATTCATATGTTTTGCGTTGATTTTTATACTCAGAAACTATGAATatcttctttcaattttgtcaacaACCTTTAAGTTTGGGTATGATATATTCAAAAATACgtgtttctttgatttgcTGATAGATCGATCTTTAGGTCTTAATACAAAACTATGGTTAACAGCAACCTACGGTTGAGAAACGtatgagttttcttgacataaaAGTACTTTAAGGTCAAACGAGTTGTATTATGAGATAAATCGAGTATAAGGAAGTTGATTAACACACTCAaagaatattaatatatataagtgaACACATgtgcaaaattttgaatagaaGATTTAagtgttattttaattacaatataaaatggagaaaatagTGTTAGattggaaaaatgaaagagaagacAACAATTGGCTCAACCAATCCATGAGAAAATCACCAACTAAAGTGACTCTTTCCACATGCATTTCAGCTTTTCTTTCAACCTCTGAACTATAAAATAATGTTGGTTAAACACGTTAACTAAGTTATTATACTTCCTATTTGAATCGTACATTACTTTAGTTTGAGTTTCAGTAGTGTATGTGTTATTGacgtagattattttagtttgagaataGAATAGTAAACACAatagcaaataataaaagaaatttatgaatatcaataacaaataGGGTTTTCTTAATCATTCTAAAAATAGTTagtatcttatatttaacgtGATCTATCAAAATATCCGtcattttatttctatcttacactttattcaattttgtccttatactttcataatttatgttttttattatataaattgattaaataacactaatatttttttaatgtgtttcacaacatataattaaacaGGTTTTTGGGATAACACAACTTAATTAAGATGGAGTGTAAAGCATAATATAATGTAGtaataataaacttttgaTTAATATTGGATTGAACTTTGAGCAGAGACCTTGGGCCAACCTTTGAGCTTTTGGGCTTGTTTGTTAAgcaattcatcaacaaaagatGTGATACCTCAAGGTAGAGTCTTCTTCACTTTTCACACCttattttctatcattgagctttaaatttgttacatCAGTATGAATAGTTTTAAATGCGACCACatatgaaaataacaaaatatcccGATCCATATATAATCAGATAGACTACTGTATATATGCctaatataatacaaatagACATAGATAGTAGTCTATCATATACTATCaacaatattttgttatttgtaaatatgttgGTTTCCTCTACTGTATTTAGAAGTAACccttagtttttcttgttataatggttttgaaatatttgtatatttagtTCCTCATTCTTTGAAGAAACACTTCAACTactaagttaaatttatagaacaaaacaaatttttttaaaaaatgtagagaATATGACTCAGTTAAGAGACAATTTTACCATTAGACTACcttataatttgttattgtctcggttatttatatatatatggacaAACGAGTATAAAGTTGAGGACTTTCTCCATAGATTTGTACTAAATCCGTCGATGATTGTGAATCTTACGCGTATGTTTCACGACACCCTtccattttgtatttaaatagacaaaaactgaatatgttattttgaTAACATGAAATGATTTGATCTATATGGATGgggaaaataaaagtatataaaatgataatgGTATGATCTAGTGGCTACAAATGAGAAGTTGtaaaatataagttaaaaAGTGCATATATGGAATATAATGAAGATATTATgcaattgaaaagagagaaggtATATATGAATTGTGGAATGTCAATATGGGGAAAACATGccacttttattttgtttattgacTTTGATTGGAGTATATTATAAGAACAAAGTTTTTGATGCCTAATAATTGAAACTTATGGGATtcctttcctctttttttaatattaatttgtcTCGTGCGTCTCTAAGGAGCCAACTTTGATttcaatgatattttttataaaagtaaataaataaacaataaagtaCGGTAAAATGAACCACGATATTTACAGATATGACAAAATAACACTGTTTATTGGAGATGTACGCTGATAGACTATTATcatctatcactaatagacacTGATAGtcaaagttttatttgataattttttcctaaaacaacagtgagaaattttattttcttcaatcgGATCAATAAGATGTCAAAACTTAATCTAAACCTGTGCACTTTtcttatgaaaaataatatatacgCAAAATTATGTTTggatattaatttatttagtaaaattCATTCATGTCAAAGTTAGCTTAGTGTAAGAGTAATTGGTTTGCGTTCTCTTTCTTAAAGTCAAAAGTTCAATCTCTTGTTCCATCGTTGACATGCACTAAAAAACTAATGAAATCCACACAACATAAACGACTTAAGACCAAAAAGTGATTCTATTTAGATTAGATTCGTATACCCAATCCAATTGGaaataagtaattaatataatcGAAAAGATTCTACAACTTTGGGTTTGTAATCTAAACCAAGTCTTTTTATGTGCTCTATAAAATGGCCATTTCTAGACCTTAATCTAATATATTACTCTCAAGTGTGCAAACACCTATGAGCAAATAGTTGAATATTTCAAGCAAGAGTTTTGTGGTTTATCGCTCTCCAAGAAGACATTCCTTTTGCTTTCTCTCCCTCAAAGGCTTCTGGCAACAATGACATTTGAACGTAAGTTGTTGTATCCGTGTATGTCCGAGGCCTTAGGGGAGAGTACGTGAAAGGTGTCTCTTTAATTTGTTGCGTGAAAGGTATGATTGTCCGAAGAGAAAGATATACGTAAGTCGAAATATATGTGTTTGTATGtatggttttttattttgattaaattatgaGAAACTTTAATAATCAACAACGTAACTTAAAATGGgttgtttattttcaaatatagcaaaatgaatcaaaatatatgaGTACTGATAGTCTATCAGTCTATCATATATTTTGctgtatttgtaaatattttttagaaattatatcatttaaaataattttattaaattatattatatttctcttattcaatttttttcacgttgttttttcaattaattaattgttatgaGGTATGcctcttatttttctttaactaaaataaatcgACAATGTtatcactaaaaaaaatcaatctagactttttcttaaaaaatatatattttagaacaaATCGAGAGAGATTTTTATAATCATATAGGACAAGAAATTGGTTATTTAGGGATGATAATTAGACACGTGtttgagaaataaataataaacattgtagtaaataataaaaaaacatgaatgtaaaatagtaaaaactatATCAGATCGTAAACgagaagttttaaaataaaaagtagtaTTTACTTTAGCTATATGCCATCATTATAATTTAGATGATTTTTGTCTTAAACAATCAAAAGTAAGGATTGAACCGACGATAAATTgataagatataaaatcaaCGTGTTTTCACTAGTAAGATAAATAAGGAGAAACCAACATTTATCTTACACACTATTTTATCATTGTCATGACCGTCACCTTCTTTGAGAATGAAGACGCTAAAAATAGccctaaaaatttaaatagaaattaacatcaaaatattcaaatgaaCGGACAATTTTCAAACACTATATCAATTACTCTTGAGCTAGGTCATTTTGGCACGTGCTCGTTATggcataaatttaataaagaaaaagaaattttagaatcacATCTCCCTCGGTCACCCGCCGTCCTCCGACGCCATCGCTGCTGAGACCGTCCGCCTCCGACTGTCTCTCACACGTGCAGGCTCATCAATAGTCGGTTCAAACCGACCGAACTGTCCGAACCGAAAAGAAAATGCAACTTCCCGCCAAAACTTCGAATATTCCCTCAATTTCTCAGTCGATTGCCGCCATTTCTTTACTAATCACACCGCTCTCTGCTAAGTCGAATCCCAGTTTACCAAACTTTCGATCCAACTTCATAACCCATTTCGTCCGAATTGATTATTGGTTAAGTTTCCGTCTGCTGATTCAACTTTGCAGCGATTTACAGGTGCTGTAGCGAAAATGGTTACTGCAGCGGTTGAGAATGGCGGAAGCGATATGGTAATTGATGGTAACGAACAGAAGCCGAAGAATACTGTGTCTGATGGGTTCGATGCGAATTATCTCAAGATTTATTACGGTGAACTAGTTATACATTTTCGATTTGTTAGAAACTTTCGTATTGAGTTAATTGTTCcatcaaatttagtttatttttctcgtttatgcttttttttggTACTGGAAGGATGTGAAATGTTAATTCTTGCAGGAAAGCTTTTCCCGTATGCTGATTTTTTCAAATGGATGTCTTATGGAAATGGTAAGCCCTTGATTTTGGGAAtcagaaacaaaatattatccCCCAGAGGAAGCTAATTAATGATTGTATGTGTAATTTTCCTGCTTTTATGTACTGGTAGATGGCAAGCATCCGGGCAGTGACCAATCATACTTTGGCCGAAGAGAGTTTTCATTCACCTTGGATAATGATATTTATCTACGATTCCAATCTTTTAATAATCTTTCTGAAATGGAAATTTCGATCAAGGAAAAATGtccatttaaaattgatattggGCCTGTATACAGTGTGGATGTAAGTGTGATTCTTCCCAGTTTCTCTCATCAGTTTAACACTATCCTTTCAGTTTTCTCATGATTTCtgatgatttaattattaacttttgCATAATTTGGTTTCAAGTAATCAGATTTATTTCAGTAAGTCAAGGCAACAAGCATTTTGCATGGTTGTTTTGagtattatttgtttgaaagagTTGTTTTCTGCGAGATTCATCTGTCTTTCTCATACACTTCGAACTTTTCTATTTCAGCCTGCAAAGAGACATGCATATGCTGACGATAACGTATTTACTCCAGTGGAAAGGGAGCTGGTTTTTGATATTGTAAGCAGGCTGTTTTTCATGATGCTCActatattctaattttatttaatagttaATTACCAGGTTCTTTTCGTTGAGAAATTAATTGCAAAATTGCCTCCATATGCAGGATATGACCGATTATGATGATGTTAGATATTGTTGTTCTGGAGCTGATGTTTGCTTAGATTGCTGGCCTCTAATGACAGCTGCCATCAAAGTGATCCATACTACCCTTCGAGGTAAGAATATTTGCCATATGTTTCTGAAAAGTAGTTCAAGAAATGAGTATGTTTGTATCCATTCTCCAAACTATTAACTTGGAAAGGAATGAGCACAGAGAAGGTTGTATATTATCTAATGAAGGTTGTATATCATCTAATGCTAGTTCTCTTGAGAGAAATCATTTACGTTCCTGGTAGCTTCTCCTCCAGATCCCATGCCTAagcctttattttttttcacttttgttgAGAATGAGATATTCCATATTGGGCTCTTAAGTGTACTTCCTTCCTTTGAACTTATTCCTAAAGGCTGACTTCAACatgtaattttattcaaagagAAGTAGGAAATGTGATATGCATAAAAGTTGTTTCCAGTTCTGTTCTGCAGTACTACTTTATCTTGTGGAGCCAGTAATATGTGTAatggttatttttatttaaatatgtcCATTCATTGAGCctatttaacaaatattttgaagggATATTCTAAATTAACCATTGTGGCACTTGACGTTGTCCATTACATCTGAGAATTAAGGTCACGATTGCGGTCCTTTGATTAGAAGCATTAGATAGTAAAGGGTGTTCTGTTCACTCTCATTAGATACACTTcacttgaaatttttgttgCAGATGACTTTGGATTTAACCACATTCTATGGGTATTTAGTGGTCGCCGTGGTGTTCATTGTTGGGTCTGTGATGGAAAAGCTAGAAGGTAAAGCTAATAATCAAATTGTTGAATTTGTAGTAAATTATGTTATCTGTAAAGGTCTAAAATTCCCACCATCACTGCTACAGGTTGTCTAATGAACAGCGAGCGGCTATTGCTGAATATTTCCATTTATATCAGGTTATACTATGGTGTTATAAATTATTGGCTTATTGGGGAATTTTAGTGTCTTTAGCTATGGAGCTGAATATGGTTGATGTGCAGGGTAATGAAAATAGTCGCAAGAAAATTTCTCTAACGGGTCCTGTTCTTCATCCATTTCTCGTGTAAGTGTTGcttaatattaaaatgtgaTGATTCAagtctcatttttttttctcatccaGCGTATGTAATTTTTTCAGGAGATCGTACACAGAAGTTCTCAAGGATAGCTTTGAATCACAATTGCTTTGTAGTCAAAAGATTTTTTCAACTGAGGAGAGATATGAGAAAATATTAGATATGATTCCCGATGAATGTAAGTGAATATATGTATTTGTCTCATGTAAGTACTGTCAGTATAATAATCTTTAGATACTAATAGAGTTACTCTTGCAGCCATTACCTCAGACCTACGGGGAAGGTGGCAAGATAATAGGCGATCCTCTAAAAATGATGTTAACTCATTAAGATGGGAGCAACTGAAAAGTCTATTGCAATCAGGAAAACATAAGGTATAATCAACATCTATTCACGTACTTGCAAGAAGTTACATCTCGGAATAGTTTATTCATGAGGAGTTTGTGTTGTAATGTTGCAGTTTGGAGCCATTTTTGTCCAGCCATTTAGTACTGAAAATAGAGTTGCAGTGATTAATCCCTTTtgtttatgcttttttttggGCCCTCGCAAAAGtagcaaagaaaaatatcttaatAGGATTCTTgccactacattttctaaattgtaaaagtagcaaatttaaaaatcaataactCTGATTACCGTTCGATATCACTGATTTTGCCATATTCGCTCTGTCCTTTTTGTGGGCTCGTTTTTTGTTGGCTCATGTTGCAAGTCTATATTTGTcccttttatattttatcatctttttcaATCAGAACTTGGTTCTTGTATAGTTTTTGTGcacatacaaatatttatttcaacacTTACCACGTGCAATCCAAGTAGCTGTAATTGTTATTTTCAGTTACCTTTTCTCCATCATCTAGCTTCCTCTTTCcccttcttcatttctttccaGCCATGCTTTGTGTGGCTGTCAATAAGATGTGTCTTGGTGCAATGcaacatattctttttctatttttagtCTATGTAAGTATTTGGTTGTGTAGAACTGTGCTACATTTAGTCAATAATTGTGATGTTTTCTCTGTTCAGGCACAAGGAATGCGTAGGCATGTTGAAGAgattgttttctcttttaccTACCCCAGGCTTGATTCGGAGGTATTTGTATTACCTGACTTTCTCTTAAGATTATTAACTAGATTTTCTGCtccatttattattaaatcaaTCTGTTCTTGCATTTAGCTTCATTACATTTTGGATATCTAATTGGCACGGATAGGGAttgcaacaaaaaatttcaaatttacttgTTAGCGCTGATTTTAATTTACTCCCTTGATGAGGCAAGTTTTTTATTGTTCAGGTTACTAAACACATGAATCATCTGCTAAAAGCACCATTCTGTGTTCATCCCAAAACAGGTTGGTACTGGAATTAAATGCTAATGTTAAATCAACCGTGACTTGCTGAAACCTCATTGTGGTCTCAATGTAAAAGACTCCTAAGGttttatcaaaaaataatcattaaaatGCACTTGATTTGGAACCCTGCAAGTAATTTGATTAGAACGAAGGATCcaatttttcacttttgtgAAGAAAACACGTGGTTACATATTACTGAATCTTACTGTTCCTTTTTATTTCAGGTCGTATCTGTGTCCCTATTGACCCTGAACACTGTGATGAGTTTGATCCTACTACTGTGCCAACTGTTGCCCAGGTAaaataacaagaaataaaTGCATATAGCATAAATATTATGCTTTTCATACTCATTTGCAGCGAGGAAAATGTTTACTTTTCAGTTTAATACCtgatattttgttgtgatttAGTATACGTAAGCtgaaatttggattttttattgtgtatatatattttttattataaacgtcaataaactttaaacttaaaatgaaaaagaaacagagaaaaaaCCTAAAGGGTAAGGGAACGAGGTGTCTCCTTCCCAAAGCACAAGAATTATCAATCGGTTGATTGCACGAGTGGTGCAATTACAAAAAGGATTGTGAAGGCTATTCCAATAGAGGTCGTATCCTGTACAAGatcactaaaataattagaagaaTTACATTTATCTGATAAAACCATAGCATTCCTTTCCTTCCATGATAACGATAAGATTGCCTTCTACATTGCTCTAAAGCACAAAGGTTTTGTCTTTCAACTCTCCTCCATTGAAAGAATCAGCCACCCAATCTTTAATCGACACAGGCACGCACCGGTTCAAATTAAAAAGCCTCTGGAAATGCTCCCAAACCCTTCTACAGAAGCCACAATCGAGAAATTAGTGGTTCAAGGTTTCCTCACTTCTTACACCATGCACATGTTGGGAGGGGGATAAATGGGGAAATCCACTTGAACTTTTGACATTTATATCGGTACTATCAACAGTCGTGGTCCACAAAAATAACCTAGTTTTTTTTGGAAACTAAACCCTTTCAAATAAAAAGCCAACAACATCATTAGGCAGACTTTACAAAGAACTTCCTACATAACTTCACCCTCCAGACCAACCGATCTTCAGGGAACAAAGGATCTACACTCCTTCAGAATAATACTGAGGTTGCTCCACTCTTCCAACTCCCTATCAAAGCAACATTTTCTCAGCTTTAAACCCCAACTAAGGCTCACGAGATTCCACAAATCACTTTGCTTTGTTAGGCAACCAAAGTTCTAAAACATCAGTTGGTAGCAGCTTTTTCTTTGTGCATTCTGGCTGAAGAAAGATGATAATATTTGTACAGATAAACCAAGATATACAGCAATTATTCCATTATTCTTTATGGTAATTTGGCTTTTGTGCAATAACTTGAATTATAATGATGGGTTGCAGCTCCTAGAAGAACTTAATGCAGCAGACATGGAAGTAGATAGTGAGAATGGTACGTTATACGATATCCTATCTTTACTATAAATTCAAGAGGTTCCTACTTTAATTGCTTGGGTAACTGCAGTACGATAACTCAGAAAATGTGATTAACCAATGCTGTTACAATCTTTTGCTTTAAAACAGACTGGGATAGAACCTCACTTGGCGAATCAATTAGGTTTTTCAGATCGGCATTCTTACAGCCATTACTAAAATCATGCAAGGTAAATCTTTCTTGAAATATGGAGAGAATATCTGACCTTAGAAGTTTAGATCATCATTCTTGTAGGCTCTAAACAGTGTACGGTAAGAACTATGCTACTAATTGGTACAGTTGTATAGTTTGTTTGCTTGCATTTTCATCGTTTTATTATTCGTATAGTGTATAGTTTGTTTGTGGTGGTACATGTATTCACTCTCTTTTACAAGGTTTGGTAGCTAGTAACTTTCAAGCTCATAAAAAGATTCTtcaactataagaaaatacatcaATAGATGAGAATGGTATCAGGCTAGTATTAAATTGAGCATTAACAAAGTGTTGCAGTATTAACTTCAAAGTTGTAAGTTTGATTCTCTCATTCCAGATATTGTATAAAAACGGAGTAGCAGTTACAAACCACTCAAGTGACAAACGTCCATAAAAACTCGTTAAACCTCACTCTCTCGCAGCCCTAAAAGTGTTGTCATTCCTTTGAGCAACACCCCGccacaaaatagtaaaacaagCTTGCCACAAGACTTTCCCTCTATCCTGAAATCGAGAGTTCACATCAACATGGCCATTGCATTTTAACCATTTTGACGGTTATTTATGTTCAATTGGATTTTGCCTAAGTTGGCTAAAATGTAGAAAATGCGACACCTTGTACCCACCTCTTctaacacacaaaaaaaaaaaaatgttttaaaccAATGAATGTTATATATTTCTCAGCCATAATTCTTGTTTCTTGCAGGAGGAGATA encodes:
- the LOC101203146 gene encoding DNA primase small subunit; the encoded protein is MVTAAVENGGSDMVIDGNEQKPKNTVSDGFDANYLKIYYGKLFPYADFFKWMSYGNDGKHPGSDQSYFGRREFSFTLDNDIYLRFQSFNNLSEMEISIKEKCPFKIDIGPVYSVDPAKRHAYADDNVFTPVERELVFDIDMTDYDDVRYCCSGADVCLDCWPLMTAAIKVIHTTLRDDFGFNHILWVFSGRRGVHCWVCDGKARRLSNEQRAAIAEYFHLYQGNENSRKKISLTGPVLHPFLVRSYTEVLKDSFESQLLCSQKIFSTEERYEKILDMIPDESITSDLRGRWQDNRRSSKNDVNSLRWEQLKSLLQSGKHKAQGMRRHVEEIVFSFTYPRLDSEVTKHMNHLLKAPFCVHPKTGRICVPIDPEHCDEFDPTTVPTVAQLLEELNAADMEVDSENDWDRTSLGESIRFFRSAFLQPLLKSCKEEIESSYNAKVQQSKNSLSW